One window from the genome of Pelodictyon luteolum DSM 273 encodes:
- the htpX gene encoding protease HtpX, which produces MKRVFLFLITNLAVILVLSFSARLLGVDRFLTSNGLDLGMLLAFAALIGFGGSFISLLMSKTMAKWSTGARVILRASNEDESWLLNTVRQLSKKADLAMPEVAIYEGAPNAFATGPSRSKSLVAVSSGLLRSMDRKQVEAVLAHEVAHIQNGDMVTLTLIQGVVNTFVIFLARVFAYALDSFLRRDEDESGSPGIGYWISSIAFEIVFGILASIVVMYFSRKREFRADAGAAALIGDRRPMIEALRALGSIDAGKLPKEMAASGIAGGGMMALFSSHPPLESRIAALESAR; this is translated from the coding sequence ATGAAACGCGTATTTCTTTTCCTCATAACCAACCTTGCCGTTATACTGGTGCTGTCCTTCAGCGCCCGGCTTCTCGGCGTAGACCGGTTTCTGACGTCGAACGGCCTTGACCTCGGCATGCTGCTGGCGTTTGCCGCCCTCATCGGCTTCGGCGGCTCGTTCATATCGCTGTTGATGTCGAAAACCATGGCAAAATGGAGCACCGGGGCACGGGTCATCCTGCGCGCGTCGAACGAGGACGAGTCATGGCTGCTGAATACGGTCCGGCAGCTTTCCAAAAAAGCTGACCTTGCAATGCCTGAAGTAGCAATCTACGAGGGTGCTCCCAATGCGTTCGCGACCGGACCGAGCCGTTCGAAGTCGCTTGTTGCCGTTTCGAGCGGTCTTCTCCGCAGCATGGACCGCAAACAGGTGGAAGCGGTACTGGCTCATGAGGTGGCCCATATCCAGAACGGCGACATGGTCACCCTCACCCTCATCCAGGGTGTCGTCAACACCTTCGTGATTTTTCTGGCGCGCGTCTTTGCTTACGCCCTCGACAGCTTTCTCCGGAGGGACGAAGACGAGTCCGGCAGCCCGGGCATCGGCTACTGGATCAGCAGCATTGCCTTTGAAATCGTTTTCGGTATCCTTGCAAGCATCGTTGTCATGTACTTCTCGCGCAAGCGTGAATTCCGGGCGGATGCCGGAGCCGCAGCCCTGATCGGCGACCGCCGTCCGATGATCGAGGCCCTGCGTGCACTCGGAAGCATTGACGCCGGCAAACTGCCTAAAGAGATGGCGGCTAGCGGCATTGCCGGTGGCGGCATGATGGCGCTCTTCAGCAGCCACCCCCCTCTTGAATCCCGGATCGCAGCACTTGAATCAGCCCGCTGA
- the lgt gene encoding prolipoprotein diacylglyceryl transferase produces the protein MNTLLSWWQHLPSQMDPVIFSVGGFAVRWYGTMYIVAFAIVWLLANYRIRTEKLPFTKPFIGDALTWVMVGVILGGRIGYLLFYGMADLIADPLGTLLPWMGTAEGCAFSGISGMSYHGGLIGVTIALFAFTRSQKKGFLETVDLFIPAVPLGYTFGRIGNFINGELYGRVTDAAVGMYFPLAPTYELRHPSQLYEAFFEGIVLFGILWTLRKQAPFSGYLSAVYLFGYGFVRFFIEYFREPDAQLGFVFLDFSMGQLLCISMMLAAVAVYIAASRQAGSGRSA, from the coding sequence ATGAACACTCTGCTCAGCTGGTGGCAGCACCTTCCCTCACAGATGGACCCCGTCATCTTCAGCGTCGGCGGCTTTGCCGTCCGCTGGTATGGTACGATGTACATTGTCGCCTTCGCCATCGTATGGCTGCTGGCCAACTATCGTATAAGGACGGAAAAGCTGCCGTTCACGAAACCCTTCATCGGCGATGCCCTGACCTGGGTGATGGTGGGCGTGATTCTCGGAGGAAGAATCGGCTACCTCCTTTTCTACGGCATGGCGGACCTCATTGCCGATCCTCTGGGTACCCTGCTTCCCTGGATGGGAACCGCAGAGGGATGCGCGTTCAGCGGGATATCAGGCATGTCCTACCACGGCGGTCTCATCGGGGTCACCATAGCGCTCTTTGCATTCACGCGGTCACAGAAAAAAGGGTTCCTTGAAACCGTTGACCTTTTCATTCCCGCAGTCCCGCTCGGCTACACGTTCGGGCGCATCGGCAACTTCATCAATGGCGAGCTCTACGGCCGGGTGACCGATGCGGCTGTCGGCATGTACTTCCCGCTTGCCCCGACCTATGAGCTCCGCCACCCATCGCAGCTGTATGAAGCGTTTTTCGAAGGCATCGTGCTCTTCGGCATTCTCTGGACGCTGAGGAAACAAGCGCCTTTCAGCGGCTACCTCTCGGCCGTCTACCTGTTCGGGTACGGGTTCGTACGCTTTTTCATCGAGTATTTCAGGGAGCCGGATGCGCAGCTCGGATTCGTGTTCCTCGATTTTTCAATGGGCCAGCTGCTCTGCATATCGATGATGCTCGCGGCCGTTGCCGTATACATCGCGGCATCACGGCAGGCAGGGTCCGGGCGGAGTGCATGA
- a CDS encoding ATP citrate lyase citrate-binding domain-containing protein encodes MAKILEGPAMKLFNKWGIPVPNYVVIMDPERLMQLGEANKWLRDSKLVVKAHEAIGGRYKLGLVKIGLNLEEAYEAAKEMIGREIGTAVVRQVIVAEMLEHDAEYYVSIAGNRDGAELLLSNKGGVDIEDNWDTVKRLFIPLDETPSLEKLTETAADAGFTGEVAERVAKIASRLILCFDNEDAQSIEINPLVIRKSDMRFAALDAVMNVDWDARFRHADWDFKPVSEIGRPFTEAEQQIMEIDARIKGSVKFVEVPGGEIALLTAGGGASVFYSDAVVARGGTIANYAEYSGDPADWAVEALTETICQLPNIKHIIVGGAIANFTDVKATFSGIINGFRASKAKGYLDGVKIWVRRGGPNENQGLAAIKKLEDEGFDIHVYDRTMPMTDIVDLALKA; translated from the coding sequence ATGGCTAAGATACTTGAAGGGCCTGCCATGAAACTGTTCAACAAGTGGGGCATTCCCGTGCCGAACTATGTTGTCATCATGGATCCCGAACGCCTTATGCAGCTCGGAGAAGCTAATAAATGGCTCCGGGATTCGAAACTTGTCGTTAAAGCACACGAAGCCATAGGCGGACGGTACAAGCTGGGCCTTGTCAAGATCGGCCTGAACCTCGAAGAGGCGTATGAGGCAGCAAAAGAAATGATCGGCAGGGAGATCGGCACCGCCGTCGTCCGTCAGGTCATCGTCGCAGAAATGCTTGAGCATGACGCGGAATATTACGTCTCAATCGCCGGCAACCGCGACGGCGCTGAACTCCTGCTCTCCAACAAGGGCGGCGTAGATATCGAAGACAACTGGGACACCGTCAAAAGGCTTTTCATTCCCCTTGACGAGACCCCTTCCCTTGAAAAGCTCACCGAAACGGCAGCGGATGCCGGTTTTACCGGAGAAGTCGCAGAGCGCGTCGCCAAGATCGCCTCACGCCTTATCCTCTGCTTCGACAACGAAGATGCACAGTCCATCGAAATCAACCCGCTTGTCATCCGCAAGAGCGACATGCGCTTTGCAGCGCTTGACGCGGTCATGAACGTCGACTGGGATGCCCGTTTCCGCCATGCGGACTGGGATTTCAAACCGGTTTCCGAAATCGGCCGTCCGTTCACCGAAGCCGAGCAGCAGATCATGGAGATTGATGCACGCATCAAGGGTTCGGTCAAGTTCGTTGAAGTTCCCGGCGGCGAAATCGCCCTCCTGACAGCAGGCGGCGGCGCTTCCGTATTCTATTCCGATGCGGTTGTCGCACGCGGCGGCACCATCGCCAACTATGCAGAATACTCCGGCGACCCGGCCGACTGGGCTGTGGAAGCACTCACGGAGACCATCTGCCAGCTTCCGAACATCAAGCACATCATCGTCGGTGGCGCAATCGCCAACTTCACCGATGTGAAAGCGACGTTCAGCGGCATCATCAACGGGTTCCGTGCCAGCAAGGCAAAAGGCTACCTGGATGGAGTGAAGATCTGGGTGAGGCGTGGCGGACCGAACGAGAACCAGGGTCTTGCCGCCATCAAAAAGCTCGAAGACGAAGGGTTCGACATCCATGTCTACGATCGCACCATGCCGATGACCGATATCGTCGACCTTGCACTGAAAGCGTAA
- a CDS encoding citrate/2-methylcitrate synthase, which produces MSIIANKDTRVVIIGGVAGVNAAKRMAQFDFLINRPLSVQAFVYPPEKGQQKEIYRGGELNNISVYATLQEALEENPQINTALIYLGASRAAQSARECLESKNIQLVSMITEGVPEKDAKKLRAMAIKSGKMFNGPSSIGIMSAGECRLGVIGGEYKNLKLCNLYRAGSFGVLTKSGGLSNETMWLCAQNGNGITSAVAIGGDSYPGTDFVTYLEMFENDPETKAVVMVGEVGGTLEEEAAEWFGAKKRRIRLIAAIGGTCQEVLPQGMKFGHAGAKEGKKGLGSARSKINSLREAGALVPDTFGGLSKAIKQVYQELLAEGSIKPEAEIDDALLPELPLKVQEIMKQGDVIVEPLIRTTISDDRGEEPRYVGYAASELCEKGYGIEDVLALLWNKKLPSREESEIIKRIVMISADHGPAVSGAFGAILGACAGIDMPQAVSAGMTMIGPRFGGAVTNAGKYFAYGVKEFPNDIPGFLSWMKQNVGPVPGIGHRVKSLKNPDKRVKYLVDYVKNHTSLHMPILDYALEVEKVTTSKKDNLILNVDGTIGCILVDLDFPEQSLNGFFVLARTIGMIGHWIDQNTQNARLIRLYDYLINYAVKDEREVPEKK; this is translated from the coding sequence GTGAGCATAATTGCAAATAAAGACACAAGGGTTGTCATCATCGGCGGTGTCGCCGGTGTCAATGCCGCAAAGAGGATGGCGCAGTTCGACTTTCTCATCAACAGGCCTCTCTCAGTCCAGGCATTTGTCTATCCCCCCGAGAAAGGACAGCAGAAAGAGATCTACCGTGGCGGCGAACTGAACAACATTTCAGTATACGCCACCCTTCAGGAGGCTCTTGAGGAGAACCCGCAGATCAATACCGCCCTTATCTACCTCGGCGCATCACGTGCCGCCCAGTCGGCCAGGGAGTGCCTTGAGTCGAAGAACATCCAGCTGGTCTCCATGATCACTGAAGGTGTGCCGGAAAAAGACGCGAAAAAGCTTCGTGCCATGGCCATCAAGAGCGGCAAGATGTTCAACGGCCCGTCCTCGATCGGCATCATGTCGGCAGGCGAGTGCCGTCTCGGCGTCATCGGCGGAGAGTACAAGAACCTCAAGCTCTGCAACCTCTACCGTGCAGGCTCGTTCGGTGTGCTGACCAAGTCGGGAGGCCTTTCGAACGAAACCATGTGGCTCTGCGCCCAGAACGGCAACGGCATCACTTCAGCCGTGGCAATCGGCGGTGACTCCTACCCGGGCACCGACTTTGTCACCTACCTTGAGATGTTCGAGAACGATCCCGAAACCAAGGCTGTTGTCATGGTCGGCGAAGTCGGCGGAACCCTTGAGGAAGAAGCCGCAGAGTGGTTCGGAGCAAAGAAGCGCCGCATCCGCCTCATCGCAGCCATCGGCGGCACCTGCCAGGAAGTTCTGCCCCAGGGCATGAAGTTCGGCCATGCCGGCGCCAAGGAAGGCAAGAAAGGCCTCGGTTCCGCCCGCTCGAAAATCAACTCCCTGCGTGAAGCCGGCGCCCTTGTCCCCGACACTTTCGGCGGACTCTCGAAGGCCATCAAGCAGGTATACCAGGAACTCCTCGCTGAAGGCTCCATCAAGCCGGAGGCCGAGATCGACGACGCGCTGCTCCCCGAGCTGCCGCTGAAGGTACAGGAGATCATGAAGCAGGGTGACGTCATCGTCGAGCCGCTCATCCGCACCACCATCTCCGACGACCGCGGCGAAGAGCCCCGTTATGTCGGTTATGCCGCTTCCGAGCTCTGCGAGAAGGGTTACGGCATCGAAGACGTTCTTGCCCTCCTCTGGAACAAGAAGCTCCCCTCAAGGGAAGAGTCTGAAATCATCAAGCGCATCGTCATGATTTCCGCCGACCACGGCCCGGCAGTGTCTGGTGCTTTCGGTGCAATCCTCGGCGCCTGCGCAGGCATCGACATGCCGCAGGCGGTTTCTGCAGGCATGACCATGATCGGACCCCGTTTCGGCGGCGCCGTCACCAACGCCGGCAAGTACTTTGCCTACGGCGTCAAGGAGTTCCCGAACGACATCCCCGGATTCCTCTCATGGATGAAGCAGAACGTCGGACCGGTACCCGGCATCGGCCACAGGGTCAAAAGCCTCAAGAACCCGGACAAGAGGGTCAAGTACCTTGTCGACTACGTGAAGAACCACACCTCGCTCCATATGCCGATCCTCGACTATGCGCTTGAGGTTGAAAAAGTCACCACCTCGAAAAAGGACAACCTTATCCTCAACGTCGACGGCACCATCGGCTGTATCCTCGTCGATCTGGACTTCCCGGAGCAGTCTCTGAACGGATTCTTCGTCCTGGCCCGCACCATCGGCATGATCGGCCACTGGATCGACCAGAACACGCAGAACGCCCGACTCATCAGGCTCTACGATTACCTGATCAACTACGCGGTGAAAGACGAGCGCGAAGTGCCCGAGAAGAAGTAA
- the atpD gene encoding F0F1 ATP synthase subunit beta, translated as MDTADHHQRYGRVARIRGSVVDVRFERHLPPIHTILETGKDREVKIEVLTQLDDRHIRGIALTGTEGLCRAMAVLDTGMPLRAPVGKQILSRMFDVFGRPIDRGAPPPDVEWRGVHRMPPPLGRRSTRSEVFETGIKIIDLLSPLERGGKAGLFGGAGVGKTVLLTEMIHNMVHRHHGVSIFCGIGERCREGEELYRDMRDAGVLDSMVMVFGQMNEPPGSRFRVGLAALTMAEYFRDDQHEDVLLLIDNIFRFIQAGSEISGMMGQMPSRLGYQPTMGTELSQLEERIANTGTGAITSIQAVYVPADDFTDPAAVHTFSHLSASLTLSRKRAGEGFFPAIDPLQSGSKMTAPSIIGRRHYDLSRQIRRVLAQYSELKDIIAMLGLEQLSAEDRKLVARARRLERFLTQPFFTTEQFTGIEGRMVSLNDTIDGCERILRDEFADYPESSLYMIGTVAEARKNNAVHAP; from the coding sequence ATGGATACAGCGGACCATCACCAGCGTTACGGCAGGGTTGCCAGGATCCGCGGAAGCGTCGTTGACGTTCGTTTCGAGCGCCATCTGCCACCCATCCACACCATTCTGGAGACCGGAAAAGACCGGGAAGTCAAAATCGAAGTGCTGACCCAGCTCGACGACCGCCACATTCGCGGCATCGCGCTGACCGGTACGGAAGGGCTCTGCCGTGCCATGGCCGTCCTCGATACGGGCATGCCGCTCAGGGCCCCTGTCGGCAAGCAGATCCTTTCGCGCATGTTCGATGTTTTCGGCCGACCGATCGATCGAGGTGCCCCACCGCCAGATGTCGAGTGGAGAGGGGTCCACCGCATGCCGCCTCCGCTCGGAAGGCGCTCGACCCGCTCGGAGGTGTTTGAGACCGGCATCAAGATCATCGACCTGCTCTCGCCGCTCGAGAGGGGCGGCAAGGCCGGCCTCTTCGGCGGGGCCGGAGTCGGCAAGACCGTGCTGCTTACCGAAATGATCCACAACATGGTGCACCGTCACCACGGCGTGAGCATCTTCTGCGGCATCGGAGAGCGCTGTCGGGAAGGGGAGGAGCTCTACCGCGACATGCGCGACGCCGGGGTTCTCGACTCCATGGTGATGGTCTTCGGCCAGATGAACGAGCCGCCCGGGAGCCGGTTCCGTGTCGGGCTTGCCGCGCTCACCATGGCCGAGTACTTCCGCGACGACCAGCACGAGGACGTGCTGCTCCTCATCGACAACATCTTCCGCTTCATCCAGGCCGGGAGCGAAATCTCCGGCATGATGGGCCAGATGCCCTCGCGCCTCGGCTACCAGCCGACCATGGGCACGGAGCTCTCGCAGCTCGAAGAGCGCATCGCCAATACCGGTACCGGAGCCATCACCTCCATCCAGGCGGTCTATGTGCCCGCAGACGACTTCACCGACCCTGCCGCGGTCCATACATTCTCCCACCTGTCTGCATCGCTGACCCTTTCGCGCAAGCGGGCAGGAGAGGGGTTTTTCCCGGCAATCGATCCGCTGCAGTCGGGTTCGAAAATGACGGCCCCGTCGATCATCGGCCGCCGCCACTACGACCTCTCGCGCCAGATACGCCGCGTACTGGCCCAGTACTCCGAATTGAAGGACATCATCGCCATGCTCGGCCTCGAACAGCTCTCCGCCGAAGACCGCAAGCTGGTGGCCCGGGCCCGCCGGCTTGAACGATTCCTTACCCAGCCGTTTTTCACGACGGAGCAGTTCACCGGGATCGAAGGCCGGATGGTGTCGCTCAACGATACGATAGACGGATGCGAGCGCATCCTGCGGGATGAATTCGCCGACTATCCGGAAAGCTCGCTCTACATGATCGGCACAGTCGCCGAAGCACGTAAAAACAACGCCGTCCATGCGCCTTGA
- a CDS encoding F0F1 ATP synthase subunit epsilon, which translates to MRLELLLPFGVFSVTEKVTRIVAETNCGSWGFLPGRRDCVASLVPGILEYETLESGVSFVAVDCGILVKKGSDVVVSVRQAVGGVELGALEKAVKEDFLELDEHERTMHSALARLESSFIRRYVEFYHD; encoded by the coding sequence ATGCGCCTTGAGCTCCTGCTTCCATTTGGCGTCTTTTCCGTGACGGAAAAGGTCACGCGAATCGTCGCGGAAACCAACTGCGGCTCATGGGGGTTTCTCCCCGGAAGGCGCGACTGCGTCGCCTCGCTCGTGCCGGGAATCCTTGAATACGAAACCCTGGAGTCGGGTGTCTCGTTCGTCGCCGTCGATTGCGGAATCCTCGTCAAGAAAGGGTCCGACGTCGTCGTTTCCGTCCGCCAGGCGGTGGGCGGTGTCGAGCTCGGGGCCCTCGAAAAGGCCGTAAAGGAGGACTTCCTGGAGCTTGACGAACATGAACGCACCATGCATTCGGCTCTTGCCAGGCTTGAAAGCAGTTTCATCCGACGCTATGTTGAATTCTACCATGACTGA
- a CDS encoding AtpZ/AtpI family protein, translating into MTERPEEKGPLSKRVGSSEQRKLKARKRTIRNIWFGFSLFGLIGWSIVIPTLAGVAIGLWIDSRYPSGRSWALMLLVAGLAVGCWNAVRWMLEEKKEMEREERDDE; encoded by the coding sequence ATGACTGAACGTCCCGAAGAGAAAGGGCCGCTTTCAAAACGGGTGGGAAGCAGCGAGCAGCGGAAGCTGAAGGCCCGGAAACGCACCATCCGCAACATCTGGTTCGGCTTCTCGCTCTTCGGCCTCATCGGCTGGTCGATCGTCATACCGACGCTGGCCGGCGTGGCGATCGGCCTGTGGATCGACAGCCGCTATCCTTCCGGGCGATCATGGGCGCTGATGCTGCTCGTCGCAGGGCTGGCGGTGGGATGCTGGAATGCGGTGCGATGGATGCTCGAGGAGAAAAAAGAGATGGAGAGGGAGGAGCGTGATGACGAGTGA
- a CDS encoding ATP synthase subunit I, whose product MTSEMLMGLLPDLLGGLLLGSLFFGGLWLTVRRGLASPRPWLWFGLSSLLRTMLVLAGFWWLAGNDWRGFLAALLGFTAAKVLAAVLSRKSPPYEGQAKEG is encoded by the coding sequence ATGACGAGTGAGATGCTGATGGGTCTCCTGCCGGACCTTCTCGGGGGGCTGCTGCTCGGCTCACTGTTCTTCGGCGGGCTGTGGCTTACCGTCCGCAGGGGGCTCGCCTCTCCCAGGCCGTGGCTCTGGTTCGGGCTCAGCTCGCTCCTGCGCACCATGCTCGTGCTGGCCGGTTTCTGGTGGCTGGCCGGAAATGACTGGCGGGGGTTCCTTGCCGCGCTGCTCGGTTTTACCGCAGCAAAGGTCCTGGCGGCAGTTCTCAGCCGTAAATCGCCGCCCTATGAGGGCCAGGCAAAGGAGGGATAG
- a CDS encoding F0F1 ATP synthase subunit A, with the protein MHLSGDEIIIWQHGFVKLNLTIATTWALMLVLVGGSAFASRRLSNGMHRPRWQNVLEIIVGMARRQIEEVGLRRSMQYLPYLGTLFIFIAFSNLCTIIPGYEPPTGSLSTTAALAMSVFVAVPLFGIAESGLGGYLSTYVKPTPIMLPFNIISELSRTLALAVRLFGNIMSGSMILAILLTVTPFVFPVLMSVLGLLTGMVQAYIFSILATVYISAATRARKE; encoded by the coding sequence ATGCACCTTTCAGGAGATGAGATCATCATCTGGCAGCACGGGTTCGTGAAACTCAACCTTACGATCGCAACCACATGGGCCCTCATGCTGGTCCTTGTCGGGGGATCGGCGTTCGCATCACGCCGGCTGTCGAACGGGATGCACCGGCCACGCTGGCAGAACGTCCTGGAAATCATTGTCGGCATGGCCCGCCGCCAGATCGAGGAGGTGGGGCTCCGCCGCTCGATGCAGTACCTGCCGTACCTCGGAACGCTCTTCATCTTCATCGCGTTCAGCAACCTCTGCACCATCATTCCGGGCTATGAGCCTCCGACCGGGTCGCTGTCGACGACGGCAGCACTGGCCATGTCGGTCTTCGTCGCCGTCCCGCTTTTCGGTATTGCCGAAAGCGGCCTCGGGGGATACCTCTCCACCTACGTGAAGCCGACCCCCATCATGCTGCCCTTCAATATCATCAGCGAACTCTCACGCACGCTCGCGCTTGCCGTGAGGCTTTTCGGCAACATCATGAGCGGCAGCATGATCCTGGCCATCCTGCTGACCGTCACGCCGTTCGTCTTTCCGGTACTCATGAGCGTCCTCGGCCTCCTGACCGGCATGGTGCAGGCCTACATCTTCAGCATCCTTGCGACCGTCTACATTTCCGCGGCCACCAGGGCCCGGAAGGAGTGA
- a CDS encoding F0F1 ATP synthase subunit C produces the protein MDILTIVAAVSIFTAGITIAVGSIGPALGEGRAVASALEALAQQPDASSSITRTLFVGLAMIESVAIYCFVTSMILIFANPFWTMALSKAGGH, from the coding sequence ATGGATATCCTTACCATCGTCGCCGCCGTCTCGATCTTCACCGCCGGCATCACCATCGCCGTCGGCTCGATCGGCCCCGCCCTCGGCGAAGGCCGGGCAGTGGCCAGCGCCCTCGAGGCGCTCGCCCAGCAGCCCGACGCTTCCTCGAGCATCACCCGCACGCTTTTCGTCGGCCTTGCCATGATCGAGTCGGTGGCCATCTACTGTTTCGTGACCTCCATGATCCTGATCTTCGCCAACCCCTTCTGGACCATGGCCCTGTCCAAAGCGGGAGGGCACTGA
- the atpF gene encoding F0F1 ATP synthase subunit B, with protein MLFDWFTFWAQLLNFLILVWLLKRFLYRPVLEAIDEREKKISGELRDADEGRKQAEQAIREWQEKMSRLDAQAAGMLETARKEAGEEKKRLQGEARREYDELRGRLRESLHEEQAALGRTIAGRIRAEVFRVSDSVLNSLADSGLQAQMARAFSGRLSEGGTEVEELLKSGGTPLVLRSGFEMGEEEKELVRKTLADRFGYKGRLDFMTEESYRGGIALEQGGRSIEWSVNSRLEAIDEASSALLDGPDDEMNEEEGHAGKDAD; from the coding sequence ATGCTCTTCGACTGGTTCACATTCTGGGCGCAGCTGCTGAACTTCCTCATCCTGGTCTGGCTGCTCAAACGCTTCCTCTACCGGCCCGTCCTGGAGGCCATCGACGAGCGGGAGAAGAAGATCTCGGGGGAACTCCGCGATGCCGATGAGGGCCGCAAACAGGCTGAGCAGGCAATCAGGGAGTGGCAAGAGAAAATGAGCCGGCTGGATGCTCAGGCCGCCGGCATGCTCGAAACGGCCCGGAAGGAGGCCGGGGAGGAGAAGAAGCGGCTGCAGGGCGAGGCGCGCCGCGAGTACGACGAGCTTCGCGGGCGGCTCCGTGAGTCCCTGCACGAGGAACAGGCCGCGCTCGGGAGGACGATCGCCGGCCGGATCCGCGCCGAAGTGTTCCGGGTCTCGGACTCCGTCTTGAACTCGCTCGCCGACAGCGGGCTCCAGGCGCAGATGGCCAGGGCGTTCTCTGGCCGACTCTCTGAAGGCGGCACGGAGGTGGAGGAGCTGCTGAAGTCGGGCGGCACGCCCCTCGTCCTGCGCAGCGGTTTCGAAATGGGGGAGGAGGAAAAGGAACTGGTGCGGAAGACTCTTGCCGACCGGTTCGGTTACAAAGGGCGCCTGGACTTCATGACGGAGGAGTCGTACCGGGGCGGCATCGCTCTCGAGCAGGGAGGCCGAAGCATCGAGTGGAGCGTCAACTCCCGCCTTGAAGCGATCGACGAAGCATCCTCCGCCCTGCTCGACGGGCCGGATGACGAAATGAACGAGGAGGAAGGCCATGCAGGAAAAGACGCTGACTGA
- a CDS encoding alternate F1F0 ATPase, F1 subunit alpha — protein sequence MQEKTLTESIDAALSSIGEASRTTQPEIELRENGVVTTVLNGIALIRGLPGVGYEELVEMSGGVYGIAFNVDPDEVGVVLLGEYAKLQAGGRARRTGRVMDVPVGDGLLGRVVNPLGRPLDAEGEPRFSGRLPIERPSPGIMDRNAVSTPLQTGLKVVDAIVPIGRGQRELILGDRQTGKTAIAVATILNQKGRNVICIYCAIGQRASAVAKVLAQLREHGAMAHTVAVVTEGNDPSGLQYIAPYAATSIGEYFMEQGRDVLIVYDDLTNHARAYRELSLLLKRPPGREAFPGDIFYVHSRLLERSTHLRKELGGGSLTALPIIETEAQNISAYIPTNLISITDGQIYLSPTLFELGNLPAVDIGKSVSRVGGKAQLAAYRSVTGRLKLAYAQFEELENFARFGTRLDEASRKAITHGERIRECLKQDELDVLGVEEQILILLSLSEGQFDPLELSEVSGAMKRLSAAARELPRDLLERLHSDRPLSDEDRRRLLQTAEAALQKKRTAGRL from the coding sequence ATGCAGGAAAAGACGCTGACTGAGAGCATCGACGCCGCCCTCAGCTCGATTGGGGAAGCGAGCCGAACGACACAGCCCGAGATCGAACTCCGCGAGAACGGGGTGGTCACCACCGTGCTCAACGGTATCGCACTCATCCGGGGGCTGCCGGGAGTGGGCTATGAAGAGCTGGTGGAGATGTCGGGGGGTGTCTACGGAATCGCCTTCAATGTCGATCCTGACGAGGTGGGCGTCGTCCTGCTCGGCGAGTACGCGAAGCTGCAGGCCGGGGGCCGTGCCAGAAGGACCGGCAGGGTCATGGACGTTCCGGTCGGCGACGGACTGCTCGGGAGGGTCGTCAACCCGCTCGGCCGCCCGCTTGACGCAGAGGGGGAACCCCGCTTCTCCGGCCGCCTGCCGATCGAACGCCCATCCCCGGGCATCATGGACCGCAATGCGGTATCGACGCCCCTGCAGACCGGACTGAAGGTGGTCGACGCGATCGTCCCCATCGGCCGGGGGCAGCGCGAACTCATTCTCGGCGACCGCCAGACCGGTAAGACCGCCATCGCCGTCGCCACGATCCTCAACCAGAAAGGGCGAAACGTCATCTGCATCTACTGCGCCATCGGCCAGCGGGCCTCCGCGGTAGCAAAGGTCCTCGCGCAGCTTCGGGAGCACGGGGCCATGGCCCATACCGTCGCCGTCGTCACCGAGGGCAACGACCCCTCCGGCCTCCAGTACATCGCCCCCTACGCTGCGACCAGCATCGGGGAATATTTCATGGAGCAGGGCCGCGACGTCCTCATCGTCTATGACGATCTCACCAACCATGCCCGGGCCTATCGGGAGCTTTCGCTCCTCCTCAAGCGCCCGCCCGGACGGGAGGCCTTTCCCGGCGACATCTTCTATGTCCACTCGCGCCTGCTCGAACGCTCCACCCATCTTCGAAAGGAGCTGGGAGGGGGGAGCCTCACGGCGCTGCCGATCATCGAGACCGAAGCCCAGAACATCTCGGCCTACATCCCCACCAACCTGATCTCCATCACCGACGGGCAGATCTATCTCTCCCCGACGCTCTTCGAGCTCGGCAACCTTCCCGCTGTCGACATCGGCAAATCCGTCTCGCGCGTAGGCGGCAAGGCCCAGCTTGCCGCCTACCGGAGCGTGACGGGCAGGCTCAAGCTCGCCTACGCACAGTTCGAGGAACTTGAGAACTTCGCACGGTTCGGAACGCGACTCGACGAGGCGAGCCGGAAGGCCATCACCCACGGGGAGCGGATCCGGGAGTGCCTGAAGCAGGACGAACTCGACGTGCTCGGCGTCGAGGAGCAGATCCTCATTCTCCTCTCCCTGAGCGAAGGGCAGTTCGACCCGCTTGAGCTTTCGGAGGTATCCGGGGCGATGAAGCGGCTCTCGGCAGCCGCGCGCGAACTTCCCCGCGACCTTCTCGAACGGCTGCACAGCGACCGGCCTCTTTCCGACGAGGACCGCCGGCGCCTCCTGCAGACGGCCGAAGCGGCGTTGCAGAAGAAGAGGACTGCGGGGCGGTTATGA